From a region of the Paeniglutamicibacter cryotolerans genome:
- a CDS encoding single-stranded DNA-binding protein, with protein sequence MTEFITVRGSVGTDPQHVVTTSGQGMGKFRLAANERRLNKESGKWEDFHTNWFSVTGFRELGRNIVASLNKGDRIVVTGRLKINEFQRADGTMGQSADIEADSVGHDLAWGTSMFSRTPKRGERDEFAAGPYLADGEPENSTKGGLSPVGWPVEAHSAMVRVIDADGESGEKCPATEGRDQDADAVSQDRGVA encoded by the coding sequence ATGACCGAGTTCATCACCGTCCGCGGTTCAGTGGGAACCGATCCGCAGCACGTGGTTACCACGTCGGGTCAGGGAATGGGGAAGTTTCGGCTGGCAGCCAACGAGCGCCGACTCAACAAGGAGAGTGGAAAGTGGGAGGACTTCCACACCAACTGGTTTTCCGTGACCGGGTTCCGCGAACTGGGTAGGAACATCGTGGCAAGTCTGAACAAAGGCGATCGCATCGTGGTCACGGGGCGATTGAAGATCAATGAGTTCCAGCGTGCTGACGGCACCATGGGCCAGTCCGCTGACATCGAGGCCGATTCCGTGGGACACGACCTCGCGTGGGGCACCTCCATGTTCAGCCGCACGCCCAAGCGCGGTGAACGTGATGAATTCGCGGCCGGGCCCTACTTGGCCGATGGTGAACCCGAGAACTCAACGAAGGGCGGTTTGTCCCCGGTCGGATGGCCCGTCGAAGCGCACTCCGCGATGGTGCGCGTGATTGATGCGGACGGGGAATCCGGAGAGAAATGCCCCGCAACCGAAGGTCGGGATCAAGATGCCGATGCAGTCTCCCAAGACCGCGGTGTGGCCTAG
- the ettA gene encoding energy-dependent translational throttle protein EttA, with amino-acid sequence MAEFIYTMTKARKAVGDKVILNDVSMSFFPGAKIGVVGPNGAGKSTILKIMAGLDTPSNGEARLSPGYTVGILLQEPPLNEEKTVLGNVQEGVGEIYEKITRYNQISEEMAQPDADFDALLEEMGHLQEAIDAADAWDIDSQLEQAMDALQCPPADSAVTMLSGGERRRVALCKLLLQKPDLLLLDEPTNHLDAESVLWLEQHLQAYAGAVLAVTHDRYFLDHVAEWIAEVDRGQLHPYEGNYSTYLEKKAARLEVQGKKDQKLAKRLSEELAWVRSNAKGRQTKSKARLSRYEEMAAEAESTRKLDFEEIQIPAGPRLGSLVIEAKDLKKGFDDRVLIDNLSFTLPRNGIVGVIGPNGVGKSTLFKTIVGMEELDGGELKIGDTVKVSYVDQNRGGIDPEKSLWEVVSDGNDYIQVGQTEVPSRAYVAAFGFKGPDQQKKAGVLSGGERNRLNLALTLKQGGNLLLLDEPTNDLDVETLSSLENALLEFPGCAVVVSHDRWFLDRVATHILAYEGTNEDPTKWHWFEGNFDSYEANKVERLGPEAAKPHRVTHRRLTRG; translated from the coding sequence ATGGCGGAATTCATTTACACCATGACCAAGGCCCGCAAGGCCGTTGGCGACAAGGTCATCCTCAACGATGTCAGCATGTCCTTCTTCCCAGGTGCGAAGATTGGCGTTGTTGGCCCTAACGGTGCCGGTAAGTCCACGATCCTCAAGATCATGGCCGGACTCGACACCCCCTCTAACGGTGAAGCCCGGCTCAGCCCCGGATATACCGTCGGCATCCTGCTGCAGGAACCGCCGCTGAACGAAGAAAAGACCGTCCTGGGCAACGTCCAGGAGGGTGTGGGTGAGATCTACGAAAAGATCACCCGCTACAACCAGATTTCCGAGGAAATGGCCCAGCCTGACGCGGATTTCGATGCGCTACTCGAGGAAATGGGCCACCTGCAGGAAGCCATTGACGCTGCCGATGCCTGGGATATCGATTCCCAGCTCGAACAGGCAATGGATGCGCTGCAGTGCCCGCCGGCCGATTCGGCAGTCACCATGCTTTCCGGTGGTGAGCGTCGTCGCGTGGCATTGTGCAAGCTTCTGCTGCAGAAGCCCGACCTGCTGCTCCTCGATGAGCCCACTAACCACCTCGATGCCGAGTCGGTGCTGTGGCTAGAACAGCACCTGCAGGCATACGCGGGCGCCGTCTTGGCCGTCACCCACGACCGGTACTTCCTGGACCATGTGGCCGAATGGATCGCCGAAGTTGACCGCGGTCAGCTGCACCCCTACGAGGGCAACTACTCCACTTACTTGGAGAAGAAGGCCGCGCGTCTCGAGGTCCAGGGCAAGAAGGATCAGAAGCTGGCCAAGCGTCTGTCCGAGGAGCTCGCGTGGGTCCGCTCGAACGCAAAGGGTCGTCAGACCAAGTCGAAGGCCCGTTTGAGCCGGTACGAAGAAATGGCTGCCGAGGCAGAGAGCACGCGCAAGCTGGACTTCGAAGAAATTCAGATTCCTGCCGGCCCGCGCCTGGGCTCCTTGGTTATCGAGGCCAAGGACTTGAAGAAGGGCTTTGACGATCGTGTGTTGATCGACAACCTGTCCTTCACTCTGCCGAGAAATGGCATCGTTGGCGTCATCGGCCCCAACGGCGTTGGCAAGTCGACCCTGTTCAAGACGATCGTCGGCATGGAAGAGCTCGACGGCGGAGAACTTAAGATCGGTGATACGGTCAAGGTTTCCTACGTCGACCAGAACCGTGGCGGCATCGACCCGGAGAAGAGCCTCTGGGAAGTCGTCTCGGACGGGAATGACTACATCCAGGTCGGCCAGACCGAGGTTCCCTCGCGCGCCTATGTTGCGGCGTTCGGGTTCAAGGGACCGGACCAGCAGAAGAAGGCAGGTGTACTCTCCGGTGGTGAGCGTAACCGCCTGAACCTGGCGCTGACCCTCAAACAGGGCGGCAACCTGCTGCTCCTCGATGAGCCGACTAACGACCTCGACGTGGAAACCCTTTCGTCGCTGGAAAACGCGCTGCTTGAATTCCCGGGCTGCGCCGTGGTCGTCTCGCACGACCGCTGGTTCTTGGACCGCGTGGCTACCCACATTCTGGCTTACGAGGGCACGAATGAAGATCCGACGAAGTGGCACTGGTTCGAGGGCAACTTCGATTCCTACGAGGCGAACAAGGTCGAGCGACTGGGTCCGGAAGCGGCCAAGCCGCACCGCGTCACCCACCGCCGCCTAACCCGCGGCTAG
- a CDS encoding acyl-CoA thioesterase, which yields MDGAPDMRTDEDIFVGRSPQQPRERVFGGQVLGQSVMAASRTIEGERPIHSMHAYFLRAGDAKTPITFGVQRLRDGRSFSARRVHAYQNGVPILSMIASFQEPAEGIEHQTPMPEGIPDPESLPTTADEIGDIDHPVARDWAFNRPFDIRYVDAPLYFKPPTEHKAVNAVWMKTTGPMPDDDALHRAALAYASDYTLLEPVLRRHGLAWATPGMNVASLDHAMWWHRPFRVDEWLLYVQESPSASGARGLGTGRIYNRAGTLVASTAQEGMIRLPQGMIDN from the coding sequence ATGGACGGGGCTCCCGATATGCGAACCGACGAAGACATCTTCGTCGGCCGGTCCCCCCAGCAGCCGCGTGAACGCGTCTTCGGCGGACAGGTGCTGGGCCAGTCGGTCATGGCTGCCAGCCGCACCATCGAGGGCGAGCGGCCCATCCACTCGATGCACGCGTATTTCCTGCGCGCCGGTGACGCAAAGACTCCGATCACCTTCGGGGTGCAGCGGTTGCGCGACGGCCGCTCCTTCTCCGCGCGCCGCGTCCACGCCTACCAGAACGGCGTGCCGATCCTCTCGATGATTGCCTCGTTCCAGGAACCCGCGGAGGGCATCGAGCACCAGACCCCGATGCCAGAGGGCATTCCCGACCCCGAATCGCTGCCGACCACGGCGGATGAGATCGGCGACATCGACCACCCTGTGGCACGGGACTGGGCCTTCAACCGCCCCTTCGACATCCGCTACGTCGACGCCCCGCTGTACTTCAAGCCTCCCACCGAGCACAAGGCCGTCAATGCGGTGTGGATGAAGACCACCGGGCCCATGCCCGATGATGATGCGCTGCACCGCGCCGCGTTGGCCTACGCGAGCGACTACACGCTACTGGAGCCGGTGTTGCGCCGGCACGGCCTGGCCTGGGCCACCCCCGGCATGAACGTCGCCTCGCTTGACCACGCCATGTGGTGGCACCGCCCCTTCCGGGTTGATGAGTGGCTGCTCTACGTCCAGGAGAGCCCCTCGGCATCGGGTGCCCGCGGGCTGGGTACCGGCAGGATCTACAACCGTGCCGGCACTCTGGTTGCCAGCACCGCCCAAGAGGGGATGATCCGGCTCCCTCAGGGCATGATCGACAACTAG
- a CDS encoding globin codes for MPEGKLTPNDGANPDDYAGTFYAKVGGRETFAKLAERFYAGVAEDVEFRAMYPEQDLRPATMRLQLFLEQYWGGPSTYSERRGHPSLRMRHMPYTVNPHNRDVWLKHMRAAVESLELPPLQEETLWDYFDRAAHSLQNAAD; via the coding sequence CTGCCCGAGGGCAAGCTGACCCCCAACGACGGGGCCAACCCCGATGACTACGCCGGCACGTTCTACGCGAAGGTCGGCGGCCGGGAGACGTTCGCCAAGCTGGCCGAGCGCTTCTACGCGGGCGTTGCCGAGGATGTTGAGTTCCGGGCGATGTACCCGGAACAGGACCTGCGCCCGGCGACCATGCGCCTGCAGCTATTCCTCGAACAGTACTGGGGCGGACCGAGCACCTACAGCGAGCGCCGCGGACACCCGAGCCTGCGCATGCGCCACATGCCCTACACGGTGAACCCGCACAACCGCGACGTCTGGCTCAAGCACATGAGGGCAGCCGTCGAATCCCTGGAACTGCCGCCGCTGCAGGAGGAAACCCTCTGGGACTACTTCGACCGTGCGGCACACTCGTTGCAGAACGCGGCCGACTAA
- a CDS encoding DNA alkylation repair protein yields the protein MSSSGFRVALDARLEPVRDPARAESMAAYMKSAMPVLGIPMPVLRKIVIEVAAGQELLTAAARLEAATDLWATSIHREHWYAAQQLTGVAACRGRLEFLPLYERMILEGAWWDVVDGCSRRYGELLDAHPEQLTELMDYWRTDPFLWKRRMSMICQLHRGDRTDTALLERAITSNLGDAEFFIRKAIGWSLRQYARTAPEWVRSFVLSHSEQLSPLSIREALKHLGPLPDA from the coding sequence ATGAGCAGCTCCGGCTTCCGCGTGGCGCTGGATGCGCGGCTCGAACCGGTACGCGATCCCGCGCGTGCCGAATCCATGGCCGCCTACATGAAATCGGCGATGCCCGTCCTCGGCATTCCGATGCCCGTCCTGCGCAAGATCGTCATCGAGGTGGCCGCCGGACAGGAGCTTCTCACGGCCGCCGCACGGCTCGAGGCGGCCACCGATCTCTGGGCAACGTCCATACACCGCGAACACTGGTATGCGGCACAACAACTCACCGGCGTCGCGGCCTGCCGTGGCCGGCTTGAATTCCTGCCGCTCTATGAGCGGATGATCCTCGAGGGCGCCTGGTGGGACGTGGTCGACGGCTGCTCACGCCGCTACGGCGAACTGCTCGACGCCCACCCGGAACAGCTCACCGAGCTCATGGATTATTGGCGCACCGACCCGTTCCTCTGGAAGCGGCGCATGTCGATGATCTGCCAGCTGCACCGTGGAGACAGGACCGACACCGCGTTGTTGGAGCGGGCCATCACCTCCAATCTCGGCGACGCTGAGTTCTTCATCCGCAAGGCTATCGGCTGGTCCTTGCGCCAATACGCCAGGACGGCCCCGGAATGGGTTCGCTCTTTCGTCCTCAGCCACAGCGAACAGCTCAGCCCGCTCTCGATCCGCGAGGCACTCAAGCACCTAGGCCCACTGCCGGACGCCTGA
- a CDS encoding OsmC family protein codes for MNLDIHSYSISMHWTGNRGEGTAGYRSYGRDHVVSAPGLPDLPGTADPTFHGDQDRWNPEQLLLAALTQCHMLSYLHVAVKNGLVVTGYRDDSEGSMRLNRDGSGQFISVTLHPRVELADESQRALADSLHSDANAVCFIARSVNFPVHHAPVRPTA; via the coding sequence ATGAACCTGGATATCCACTCCTATTCCATCAGCATGCACTGGACCGGAAACCGCGGTGAAGGAACCGCCGGCTATCGCAGCTACGGCCGCGACCATGTGGTTTCGGCTCCAGGGCTCCCGGACCTGCCCGGCACGGCCGATCCCACCTTTCACGGGGACCAGGACCGCTGGAACCCCGAACAGCTGCTGCTGGCCGCCCTCACCCAGTGCCATATGCTCTCCTATCTGCATGTGGCGGTGAAGAACGGCCTAGTGGTTACGGGATACCGAGATGATTCAGAGGGCAGCATGCGCCTGAACCGGGACGGTAGCGGCCAATTCATCTCGGTCACACTGCACCCGCGTGTGGAACTGGCCGACGAGTCCCAGCGAGCGCTGGCCGATTCCCTGCACAGCGACGCGAACGCCGTCTGCTTCATCGCCCGCAGCGTGAACTTCCCGGTGCACCACGCCCCGGTGCGCCCCACGGCATGA
- the pepN gene encoding aminopeptidase N: protein MPGLNLTREEARTRAELIAVQSYGIALDLTRGEKVFGSHTTVAFTAVPGSSTFIDAITDTVHSITLNGSALDPSLISDGVRIELADLAAENVLVIDADAPYMNTGEGLHRFVDPVDNEVYLYSQFEVPDSRRMFAVFEQPDLKAQFSFTVTAPAHWDVISNSPTPEPVPAAEGTAIWAFTPTARISSYITALIAGPYESVRSELTSSNGNVVPLGVFARKSLIEHLDAENIFTLTRQGFEFFEEQFGTPYPFEKYDQLFVPEFNAGAMENAGAVTFLETYVFRSRPTNAAVERRAITILHELAHMWFGDLVTMRWWNDLWLNESFAEFMSTLAAAENTEFTQSWTTFNIMEKNWAYRQDQLPSTHPIKAEINDLEDVQVNFDGITYAKGASVLRQLVAWVGQEEFMAGVRGYFAKHAWSNTELPDLMRELEASSGRDLTDWTALWLETAGVNKLTPIIEMNEDGTIASFVIAQSAPSDYPTIRPHRLAVGCYDLDDAGKLVRVHREELDVAGTATAVESLTGRKRPALILINDDDLAYAKIRLDDVSLATAQAHLKDFDASLPRTLVWGAAWDAVRDAETAGRNYVELVLNNIAHESDSSVVMVLLRQLHTTLDYYIAAEDTRAASLAAADSLWQLSIAAQAGSDSQLQFVKAFAVRAESAAQLDAISALFDGSVPLEGLAVDTDLRWELLTSLVAGGRLGREAIDAELAGDNTGNGQLAAELAKAAIPTPEAKRATWEAVMVQGSLSNLQQRAAIAGFSRVHDAALIAPYVSEYFASAQSIWDAKSHEIAQQIIVGLYPAEQISPATLEATDAFLDSLGTDSPALRRLVVESRDAVLRALAAQEADRA, encoded by the coding sequence ATGCCCGGATTGAACCTGACCCGCGAGGAAGCACGCACCCGCGCCGAACTCATTGCAGTGCAGTCCTACGGGATTGCGCTGGACCTGACCCGCGGGGAGAAGGTCTTCGGTTCGCACACCACTGTGGCCTTCACCGCCGTCCCGGGATCCTCCACCTTCATAGACGCCATCACAGACACCGTCCACTCGATCACGCTCAACGGGTCCGCACTGGATCCGTCGCTGATATCCGACGGTGTCCGCATCGAGCTGGCCGACCTCGCCGCCGAAAACGTCCTGGTCATCGACGCCGACGCGCCCTACATGAACACCGGCGAGGGCCTGCACCGCTTCGTCGACCCGGTGGACAACGAGGTCTACCTCTACTCGCAGTTCGAGGTCCCAGACTCCCGGCGCATGTTCGCAGTGTTCGAACAGCCTGACTTGAAGGCCCAGTTCTCCTTCACCGTCACAGCCCCGGCACACTGGGACGTCATCTCCAACTCCCCCACCCCGGAACCGGTCCCCGCGGCAGAGGGCACGGCCATCTGGGCCTTCACACCCACCGCCCGGATCTCCTCCTACATCACCGCGCTGATCGCCGGACCATACGAGTCCGTGCGCAGCGAACTGACCAGTTCCAACGGCAACGTGGTCCCACTGGGCGTCTTCGCACGCAAGTCGCTGATCGAACACCTGGATGCCGAGAACATTTTCACGCTCACTCGTCAGGGCTTCGAATTCTTCGAGGAGCAGTTCGGCACCCCGTACCCGTTCGAGAAGTACGACCAGCTCTTCGTACCCGAGTTCAACGCCGGTGCCATGGAAAACGCCGGGGCCGTGACGTTCCTGGAAACCTATGTCTTCCGCTCGCGGCCCACCAACGCCGCGGTGGAGCGACGCGCCATCACCATCCTGCACGAGCTGGCCCACATGTGGTTCGGGGACCTGGTGACCATGCGCTGGTGGAACGACCTGTGGCTGAACGAGTCGTTCGCCGAATTCATGTCCACGCTCGCCGCGGCGGAGAACACCGAATTCACGCAGTCCTGGACCACGTTCAACATCATGGAAAAGAACTGGGCCTACCGCCAGGACCAGCTCCCCTCCACCCACCCGATCAAGGCGGAGATCAACGACCTCGAAGACGTGCAGGTCAACTTCGACGGCATCACCTACGCCAAGGGCGCCTCGGTGCTGCGCCAACTGGTCGCCTGGGTCGGCCAGGAGGAGTTCATGGCCGGGGTGCGGGGCTACTTTGCCAAGCACGCGTGGTCCAACACCGAGCTGCCGGATCTGATGCGTGAGCTGGAGGCGTCTTCCGGCCGCGACCTGACCGATTGGACGGCCCTCTGGCTGGAAACCGCAGGGGTGAACAAGCTCACGCCGATCATCGAGATGAACGAAGACGGGACCATCGCCTCCTTCGTCATCGCCCAGTCGGCCCCGTCCGACTACCCCACCATCCGCCCGCACCGCCTGGCGGTGGGCTGCTATGACCTGGACGACGCCGGCAAGCTGGTACGCGTGCACCGCGAGGAACTCGACGTTGCGGGAACCGCCACGGCCGTCGAATCGCTCACCGGGCGCAAGCGCCCCGCGCTGATCCTGATCAACGACGACGACCTGGCCTACGCCAAGATCCGCCTCGATGACGTCTCCCTGGCCACGGCCCAAGCCCACCTGAAGGACTTCGACGCATCGCTGCCGCGCACCCTGGTCTGGGGTGCCGCCTGGGATGCCGTACGCGATGCCGAGACAGCGGGGCGCAACTACGTCGAACTGGTGCTCAACAATATCGCCCACGAGTCCGACTCCTCAGTGGTGATGGTCCTGCTGCGCCAGCTGCACACCACACTGGATTACTACATCGCCGCCGAGGACACACGCGCTGCCTCGCTGGCGGCCGCGGATTCGCTCTGGCAGCTGAGCATCGCTGCGCAGGCGGGATCGGACTCGCAGCTGCAATTCGTCAAGGCCTTCGCCGTGCGCGCCGAGTCGGCCGCGCAGCTGGATGCCATTTCGGCGCTGTTCGACGGATCGGTGCCGCTCGAGGGCCTGGCGGTGGACACCGACCTGCGCTGGGAGCTGCTCACCTCTCTGGTGGCCGGCGGACGCCTCGGGCGCGAAGCGATCGATGCCGAGCTGGCGGGCGACAATACCGGCAACGGGCAGCTCGCCGCCGAGCTGGCCAAGGCCGCGATCCCCACACCGGAGGCCAAGCGTGCGACCTGGGAAGCGGTGATGGTCCAGGGATCACTGTCCAACCTGCAGCAGCGCGCCGCCATCGCCGGATTCTCCCGTGTCCACGATGCCGCGCTGATTGCACCGTACGTGTCCGAGTACTTCGCCTCGGCGCAGAGCATCTGGGATGCCAAGAGCCACGAGATCGCCCAGCAGATCATCGTGGGGCTCTACCCCGCCGAACAAATCAGCCCGGCAACGCTCGAGGCGACGGACGCCTTCCTTGACTCGCTCGGAACGGACAGCCCGGCGCTGCGCCGCCTGGTTGTCGAAAGCCGTGATGCGGTCCTGCGCGCCCTGGCAGCGCAGGAGGCCGACCGCGCCTGA
- a CDS encoding aspartate dehydrogenase domain-containing protein has protein sequence MVLKVALLGYGAIGREVRRMLLADGGSISMTGVIARGPLAGGEPGEARDGLPGLGLEEALERADLVIECASATAVREHGPRIIASGTDLLIASIGALANPPLRRALTAGPGRAHLSTGAIGGLDLLRAAALDGGLERVTLSTTKAPAALINPGMDPATRSRIEAAAGPTEIFAGTVAEAVLRFPRNINVAAALALAVGDFAMVRVRILADPVAALTLHRIEAEGSAGKYAFDVANAPDPLNPATSALTARSIVAGVHRLSGRRGSFHFI, from the coding sequence ATGGTACTAAAGGTCGCGTTACTCGGATACGGTGCCATCGGGCGCGAGGTGCGGCGGATGCTGTTAGCCGATGGAGGCTCGATCTCGATGACCGGGGTCATCGCCCGGGGACCGCTGGCCGGGGGCGAGCCGGGGGAGGCCCGTGACGGGTTGCCCGGCCTGGGGCTCGAGGAAGCGCTCGAACGCGCGGACCTGGTCATCGAGTGCGCCTCCGCCACAGCCGTACGCGAACACGGCCCGCGCATCATCGCCTCCGGAACCGACCTGCTCATCGCATCGATCGGTGCGCTCGCCAACCCACCGCTTCGCCGCGCGCTCACTGCCGGTCCGGGGCGGGCGCACCTGAGCACCGGGGCCATTGGCGGCCTTGACCTGCTGCGTGCCGCGGCCTTGGACGGGGGACTGGAACGCGTCACCCTGAGCACCACCAAGGCGCCCGCCGCGCTGATCAATCCCGGCATGGACCCGGCCACCCGGTCCCGCATCGAGGCGGCGGCCGGCCCCACCGAGATCTTCGCCGGAACGGTGGCCGAGGCGGTGCTGCGCTTCCCCCGGAACATCAACGTGGCGGCGGCCCTGGCGCTCGCCGTCGGCGACTTCGCCATGGTCCGGGTGAGGATCCTGGCCGATCCCGTGGCGGCGCTGACCCTCCATCGGATCGAGGCCGAGGGTTCGGCGGGGAAGTACGCCTTCGACGTAGCCAATGCCCCGGATCCGTTAAATCCGGCAACCAGTGCGCTGACCGCCCGCTCCATCGTTGCCGGCGTGCACCGGCTGTCCGGGCGGCGAGGTTCGTTCCACTTCATTTAG
- a CDS encoding ribose-5-phosphate isomerase yields the protein MRVHIATDHAGLELSAHLISHLTAKGFEMIDHGPSAYDAEDDYPSFCINAALAVVADQRAGVDSLGIVLGGSGNGEQIAANKVQGARAALAWNLDTARLAREHNNANIVAVGGRQHPLEEATEIIEAFLAEPFSNVERHIRRISKIAIYETTGEVVA from the coding sequence ATGCGCGTTCACATTGCCACCGACCACGCCGGCCTGGAGCTCAGTGCCCACCTGATCAGCCACCTGACGGCCAAGGGCTTTGAAATGATCGACCACGGGCCGAGCGCGTACGACGCCGAGGACGACTACCCCTCGTTCTGCATCAACGCGGCCCTCGCCGTCGTGGCCGATCAGCGTGCGGGCGTGGACTCGTTGGGCATCGTGCTCGGCGGTTCGGGCAACGGCGAACAGATCGCCGCCAACAAGGTCCAGGGTGCTCGTGCCGCACTGGCCTGGAACCTGGACACCGCCCGCCTGGCCCGCGAGCACAACAACGCCAACATCGTCGCCGTCGGTGGCCGCCAGCACCCGTTGGAGGAGGCCACCGAAATCATCGAGGCCTTCCTGGCCGAGCCGTTCAGCAACGTCGAGCGCCACATCCGCCGCATTTCCAAGATCGCCATCTACGAGACCACCGGCGAGGTCGTGGCCTAG
- a CDS encoding Fpg/Nei family DNA glycosylase codes for MPEGHSVHRLARQFDDVFGGQVLAVSSPQGRFAPAAKLINGQQLISAQAHGKQLFLGFGNELVLRVHLGLYGAWSFGGDGHFSGASSIGAPRRVGESEQAGTAESGAYAGPPEPVGQVRARLVSEHGWADLRGPTACEVLTEDQAATARAKLGPDPLLGAAGEFNLAKGRGSLERIASDAAEAKREFVARLGRKKTPIGTALMDQALLAGVGNIYRAEALFRGRIDPFMTCRDLSTLRAAALWEDIVEIMNDGVREGKIITTRVEDRSDVGPLWPDNAYYTYQRQHQQCRCCDARIALMEVAGRKLYWCPGCQRKARKRISR; via the coding sequence ATGCCTGAAGGCCATTCGGTACATCGACTTGCCCGCCAATTTGACGACGTCTTTGGCGGGCAGGTCCTTGCCGTCTCTTCGCCGCAGGGACGCTTCGCACCGGCTGCGAAGCTGATCAATGGGCAGCAACTCATCTCTGCCCAGGCCCACGGCAAGCAGCTGTTCCTGGGCTTCGGCAACGAGTTGGTGCTGCGCGTGCACCTTGGCCTCTACGGGGCCTGGAGCTTCGGCGGAGACGGACACTTTTCCGGGGCGTCCTCGATCGGAGCACCGCGCCGCGTGGGCGAGTCGGAGCAGGCCGGCACGGCGGAGTCCGGAGCGTATGCCGGCCCGCCGGAACCGGTCGGACAGGTCCGGGCCCGGCTGGTATCCGAACACGGCTGGGCCGACCTGCGTGGTCCCACCGCCTGCGAGGTCCTCACGGAGGACCAGGCCGCTACGGCCCGGGCCAAGCTCGGACCCGACCCGCTTCTCGGGGCGGCAGGCGAATTCAACCTGGCCAAGGGCCGAGGCTCACTTGAGCGGATCGCCTCCGATGCCGCGGAAGCCAAGCGGGAGTTCGTGGCCCGGCTGGGCCGGAAGAAGACACCGATCGGCACGGCGTTGATGGACCAGGCGCTGTTGGCCGGCGTCGGCAACATCTACCGCGCCGAGGCGCTCTTCCGCGGCCGCATCGACCCGTTCATGACCTGTCGCGACCTGTCCACTCTCCGGGCCGCAGCACTCTGGGAAGACATCGTGGAGATCATGAATGACGGGGTGCGTGAGGGCAAGATCATCACCACCAGGGTCGAGGACCGCTCCGATGTGGGCCCACTGTGGCCGGATAACGCGTATTACACCTATCAGCGCCAGCATCAGCAATGCAGGTGCTGCGATGCCCGCATAGCGCTGATGGAGGTTGCGGGCCGAAAGCTCTACTGGTGCCCCGGTTGCCAGCGTAAGGCCCGCAAGCGGATCAGCCGCTAG